A genomic window from Mesorhizobium sp. 131-2-1 includes:
- a CDS encoding type II toxin-antitoxin system ParD family antitoxin, giving the protein MPNYALNDHYESFIRKQLESGRYNNASEVVRAGLRMLEDFEAAREKWLREEIPGRLAELRQDPAKGIPAETVFSRLEARHRAKQAKAK; this is encoded by the coding sequence ATGCCTAACTACGCTCTGAACGACCACTATGAGAGCTTCATCAGAAAGCAGCTCGAATCAGGTCGCTACAACAATGCCAGTGAGGTTGTCCGCGCGGGCCTGCGTATGCTCGAAGATTTCGAGGCGGCGCGAGAGAAATGGTTGCGCGAGGAAATCCCGGGGCGCCTGGCTGAGCTTCGGCAGGATCCGGCGAAGGGAATTCCCGCCGAAACGGTCTTCTCCCGGCTTGAAGCGCGTCATCGCGCGAAGCAGGCGAAAGCCAAGTAG